Within Nitrospinota bacterium, the genomic segment AATTTGGCCCCATGGTCTCGTAAGGCTCATAATCTTTTTTAAATTTCCCTCTCATCTTTTTACAGACTGCACCACAACGCTCACCACAGGTCTTAAATTTCTTTGGGACGATTGTCTCCTCATTAAACTGTTTGAGATAATGCCCCTCGATAAACTTATTATGTATTTTCATCCTCTCATCGTCTGTAAGGTAGACAGATGCATAATTAAAAGTAAACAGAAGGTCTTTCAATCTTGCGAAATTGACTCCAAAGGTTCCTCCGGTTTCGAATTTTGGGTCGTAGCGATATTTTGTAGTAGCCAACATTGTTTGAGGGATCATTTTTTTACCAAACTCCTCTTTGAAGTATTTGTCCAAATCAATATTATCACCTAAAGAATCTGATCTTTTATAATCTCCTCCATAAATGATACCAACGATACGATGGTCCTGAACCAATTTAGAGCCTAAGCCACCCCTTCCCGCCCAACAATCTACATAGGAGACCTCATGGTTGATAGGAGCAGAACCAATGGCTCCCATAATTGTCTTTAAAGAAGCAGGGCCTGTTGCTAAAACACGACATTTATCAAACTCCTTACCCCACCTTTCAAATACATATTCCTGTAAAGCATAAAAACCGGTTTTATTCTTATAACCTTTCCATATCTCCTCAACATTTATCTTTTTAAAGGATACATCTAGCTTCCCTTCCTTTTTTCTTAGCATAAGCATGGAATAATCATCGCAGGCATTTTTTATGGAAACATAATTTACTCCCAATCCATTAAAAACCGTTCCAGCACCACCCATTGTTGATATATAAAAATTTCCCCAGAGGGGTGAGCCTCCACAAAAAATCAACCTGCTTGTTCCTGGAATGATAGTCCCTGCAAACAAACCCGAACCAAAACAAAAGTAATTTCCCTTCTTGTACATCTTAAAACCATAATCCACTGGACCAATGATATTCTCATCTTCAAGATTCACCTCTTTAAATGACTTTTTTTGAGCATCTATCTCCAAAGCTATTTGTTTGATCATAAGTTTCATCTCCTCCAGAAAAATGATTATCTCTAAACATCATTTAAACAATAATTATACCTTTATACCTTATTAGTATTTATCCACCTATAAATCCCCCTCATCAAAGTTAATAAATTAAAATCCTTATTTAATCTAAAATGTTTTGATGCTAGTTTGTCTTTGAGGTCTTTTTTTCTTATATATATAGTAAAGTACACAAAAGATAATAAGAATAAATAAAATGGAAAACTTTAATCTGTTGATAATGAGAAGAAGAAGTGTAATTTGCTCAGCAAAAAAATAGCCGAGAAAAACAACAATGGGAACGCTGATAAAGGCTCCCAGTGAATCTACAAAAATAAATCTAGGGATACTTATCTTTAAAGTTCCTGCAACCAGATATACGGCCATTCGAAATCCAGCAACAAATCTTGCAAAGAATATTGTCTTATTCCCATGCCTTGAGAAGTAATTTCTGATTTTTACCAAATTCTTTTTTGATAAAAATCTCTTTGGATATCTGAACCTTATAAACCCTTCCCCAAAACTTCTGCCAATAAAATAGACTGTAAAATCACCTACCACAGCCCCAAATATAGCAATGGGGATAACCATATAGAGGTGAGCATAACCTTCATACGCTAAATATCCTCCAGCAAGAATGATCAGATCCTCGGGCAGAGGTAAACCCAATCCTCCCAGAAACAATAATAGAAAAATAACTGAATAGATAAAAAATTCTGAGTGAACAATTAAAAAATTGAATATATAGTCATCTAAAAAATCCAAAATATTACCTTTATATAAACAAAAATAACTTCGCTATCTATACATTATAAAAGTTTTTGTGTCAATTTTAAATTTCGAAATTTGTTTTTTTATACTTGAACAAAATCTTAAAAAAGATATAATTTTATAAATTTTTTTAATATCTTTTTCAAAGGATTATGGATTTAGTAAATGTTTTGATTTTGACTTTTATTCCAATATTTGTAGCTGTCGATATTGTTGGGATTATCCCCATCTTTTTATCGTTCGTTGATGAATTAGATATAAAGACACGAAATAAGATAATATGGCAGTCAATTATTACTGCCACTGTTGTAAGTCTTGCTTTTGCCTTCCTTGGGAAAGGGATATTCATTATTCTTGGGGTTACTGTTGCAGATTTTAAGATTGCTGGCGGCTTAATTTTACTTGTATTAGCTGTCATAGATATAATCTTTCCAGAAAAGAAGAGGCGAGAACCAGGCTCAACTGTAGGGGTTGTTCCTATTGGTATGCCTCTTATTGTGGGTCCAGCTGTCATAACCACTATTATAATCCTGGTAGATATTTATGGTGTAATCATTACTACCATATCACTTATCTTAAACCTGCTTATAGCTTGTATCGCTCTTTATAGCTCAAATATGATCATCAATCTCATTGGAGAAGGGGGATTAAAAGCTACATCGAAAGTTGTGAGTCTTCTCCTTGCTGCTATTGGGGTAATGATGATTAGGCTGGGAATTATTGAAATCATAAACAAGGTGTAATAAAGAACATATAAAATGAAATAGAAAACTTTTTAACTTGCCAAAATTTTTAATTTATACTATATTCACAAAAAATTTTTTAAGAGAGGACTTGTAAAACAGATGATGTCAAATCACATAATGGTACCAAAAGAGATGTTTTTGACAAAAGGAGTGGGACGCCACAGACGAAAATTGGAATCCTTTGAGTTAGCACTCAAAGATGCTGGTATAGAAAAACAAAACCTGGTTAGAGTGTCGAGTATTTTTCCTCCTAATTGTAAGGTTATTTCTCAGAAAAAGGGTATAGAAAAGTTATCCCCAGGTCAGGTCTGTTATTGTGTATTGAGCGAAAACAGTACAAATGAACCCAACAGGCTGATAGCTTCTAGCATTGGGCTGGCTATCCCTTATGATAAAACATCTCACTATGGATATCTCAGTGAGCACCATTCCTTTGGTGAAACAGAAACTATAGCTGGAGATTATGCAGAGGATATAGCTGCGAGCATGTTGGCTGCTACATTAGGAATAGAGTTTGACGAAGACAAAAACTGGGATGACAGAAAAGAACTTTGGCGGATGGATGGAAGAATAGTCCAAACAAGAAACATATCCCAATCGGCCTTGGGAGATAAAAAGGGACTTTGGACCACTGTTTTAGCAGCAGCAGTATTTATCCTTTAATCATTCATTGCCTTTTACAATCCATAGTTGATAAATAGCTGACAATATAATCTCTCCATCCCTTTGGACCAATCCCTTCAACTTTTATCAAACCTTTCATATCTATTTCTGGGTCATGAGTCCCACCAGGTTTTTTAACTAAAACAGCTATATCAACCCCTTCTAAAAGGGGTTTGTCATTAAAACTATCTCCAAGGCCAATGGTTATTATATGAGAATACTTTTTCTCATATAGAGCTTTAAGGATCTCAACCGCTTTTCCTTTATCGTTTTCACCAGTGATATGAAAGAACCTCCCTCCTTTTGTGTATTGATACCCCCTTCTTTTAATCTCTTTTAAAACCTTATTTTGAAGTCTATTATCTCCTTTAATAACAAAAGCTTCATCAAACTCCCTTTTTTTCGATAATAAAGCTTCATTAAAGCTTAAACCGCAAACACTCGAGATTTCTTCTGGTTTCATATCAAAAAATCCTCTAATGTCACAGTTGAGCTTTGTCTTGATATCATCTAATACAAGGCAGAGCTTCTTATAAGGGATTCCTAACTCTATTATCTTATATGCATCATTTTCTTTGGTATATTTAAAGGTGTGTGTAAAATAATCTTTGGGTATAAAGATGCCTCCACCATTTTCTGATATAAAGGGATGAAAGATCTCCATTTTTTTTCGATATTCTTCTATCTCTGCTCTGGTTTTGCTGCTACAGAAGATTAAAGGAATATGATATTTTTTTATTAGGTTAAGAGCAGGAAGAGCAGGTTCAAAGGAATAGGTTGAATGATCAACGAGTGTTCCATCAATATCAGTAAAGATGATTGGATTTCTTTTCAATTCTATTGTCCTTAGAAGTCTTTTAAATACTAGGGAATTTTTTTACTTTATTAATTATATCATTTCAAAAAAACCCATAGAATGTTTGACAAATTATATTCTGTATAATAATATCATAATAATTATATTTATAAAATAATTATAGAAGAACAAAAATGGGTGATTTTCATCAAACAGGCGTAATAACAACCTTACATAGACTGGGAAAACTGGACTTAGAAAATCTGGAAAGAAGATTAGAAAAATATTCCAAAGAAAGACCAATTGCGTTGGTTCTCCCCAGCTTATACTCAGAGCTCCAAGGAGAGGCACTGCCGAAGATTATTGACGAAATAAAAAATGTGCGGTATCTCAAACAGATAGTTGTAGCCCTTGGTATGGCTAATAAAAAAGAGTTCAACCACGCCAAAAAATTCTTTTCTGTTCTTCCCCAAGAGGTGAGAATAATCTGGAATGATGGAAAGAGGTTTCAATCACTCTATAAGCTTTTAGAAAATAACGGACTGGACATCGGTGAACAAGGAAAAGGAAGATCAGCATGGATGGCCTATGGATATGTCCTGGCAAGCGGTAAGAGTCAGGTTATTGCCCTTCATGACTGTGATATTCTTACATACAGCAGAGAGCTTTTAGCAAGGCTATGTTATCCAACAACTAGCACTACCTTGGACTACGAGTTTTGTAAAGGATACTACAGCAGGGTTACGAATAAGCTCCATGGAAGGGTTACGCGTCTTTTAGTAACCCCCCTTATTAGGGCTATGGAATCTGTCATAGGTAATAATTTACATAATGTCCCTTTCCTCAGCTATCTTGATAGTTTTCGCTATCCATTAGCAGGAGAATTCTCCATGGATGCTGATTTAGCAAGAATAAATCGTATACCAGGAGATTGGGGCCTTGAGGTCGGCGTTTTAGCAGAGGTGTATAGGAACTGTGCAATTAATCGAGTATGTCAGGTAGAACTCTGTGGAAATTATGACCATAAGCACCAAGTTCTATCTCCTGACGATCCTGAAAAAGGCCTTTTAAAAATGTCCATCGATATCTGTAAAAGTATATTCAGAACCTTGGCAACTGAAGGTGTAGTTTTTTCGGATGGTTTTTTTAGAACCTTACAAACAAAATATCTAAGGACAGCACAAGACAACATCAAACGCTATGAGGATGATGCTGCAATAAATGGACTTGGTTTTGATAGACATGAAGAAGGACTGGCTGTTGAAGCCTTTACTAGAGGAGTAAAGATGGCGAGCGAGGTCTTTTTAGAAAATCCCTTTGAAATAAGACTGATACCAAATTGGAACAGAGTCGACGCAGCGATTCCTGACTTCTTGCCTATGCTCAATGATGCAGTAGAAAAAGACAATGAGTAGAATCCTTAGGAGTCTTTTTGTTCAATATATTAAAGATGGTCCTACAAACCCCATTCTTCTATAAGATATGATTTCAAAATCTCACTTATTCTCATCATCAACAAAAAGGGCAATTAGATTATCTCATCTTATAGGGAGAATATAATTTATGAAAAAAAATAATATTAACAAAATGAGAAGAGATGCAAACGACATATTTAAACATGGACTGAGGGCAGTTGATCCCATTGAAGCCATTAAGACCCATGTAAAATTAGATGGAAATACTTTGAAAATAGATGATAAAGAAATTGATCTTTCTCAATTCAAGGAAATTTATTTGGTTGGAGGGGGTAAGGCTGGAGCCTCTATGGCTCTTGCCTTAGAAGAACTCCTTGGAGATAGGATTAAAGCAGGCGTTATAAATGTAAAATATGGTCATGTAGAAAATTTAAAGAGGACAAAGATAAATGAGGCTGCCCACCCTGTTCCAGATGAGTCAGGGGTTAAAGGAACCCTTGAGATTTTAGAATTAGCAAAGAATAGAGATGCTGACGATCTTATTATATGTGTAATTTCGGGAGGAGGATCGGCCTTAATGCCTTATCCATCTGAAGGTATTACCCTCGAGGAAAAACAGCTCGTTACAAAGCTCCTTTTAGACTGTGGAGCAAATATAATTGAGATAAACACTATAAGAAAACATATTTCTCAGATTAAAGGTGGTCAACTTTCCAGAATTGTCTATCCGGCCAGTCTAATAACCCTGATATTATCTGATGTTATTGGTGATGATCTCCAATCAATTGCATCAGGCATGACAGTTCCTGACCAAACCACTTTTGAAAATTGTGTAAATATCCTAAACCGTTATGATTTACTAGAAAAAATACCTCTCTCCGTAAAAGAACATTTAAACAAAGGTCTAAAAAATTTGATTAGTGAAACCCCCAAGAAGGGAGACCCGGTATTTAAAAAGACCCGTAACTTTGTCATTGGAAGTAATATACTCGCAGTAAAGGCTGCGGAAAAAAGAGCAAAGCAACTCGCATACAATACTCTCATCTTATCTACCTATATTGAAGGAGAAACAAAATATGTTGCCTTGATGCATGCAGCCATTGCAAAAGAAATCCTAAGCTCTGGAAATCCTATAGAAACTCCTGCGTGTGTTATCTCCGGTGGTGAGACTACTGTAACGATAAAGGGTAACGGTAAAGGAGGAAGAAACATGGAATTTTCATTAGCTGGGTCCATTGAAATTGATGACCTTAAAAATGTTGTTATTCTCAGCGGAGGAACTGATGGTTCTGACGGACCTACTGATGCTGCAGGAGCTATTGGAGACAACTATACCATAAAAAGGGCAATGGAATTAAATCTTGATCCTCATGTATATCTTAAAAATAACGACTCCTACAATTTTTTTAAAGAATTGGAAGACTTATTAATAACCGGTCCTACCAATACTAATGTTATGGACCTGAGAATCATGCTTGTTCAATAGAGGTGGTTGTCTTTGAGGCCCAATAAACAAAAAAAATATCTTGTTGGATTAGAGTTTGGTGGTACAAACATAAAAGCAGCTCTCTTTGACAATACACCCAAGATTATCCAGCAAGAATTTCAGCCTACCCATGCCCAATTAGGGGTTGAAAGTGTATTAAAAAGAATCAAAAAAATTATTCATAATCTCATCGATAAAGAGAATATTCTCTCCAATCATTTAATGGGAATTGGTATTGCCTCACCAGGACCTCTTGATACAAAGAAAGGGATAATTTTTAATTCTCCAAATTTACCAGGATGGAAACGTGTCCCTTTGAAAAATGTTATCAAAAGAGAATTTAATGTTCCTGTAATATTAGAAAAGGATACAAACGCAATTGCCTTAGGCGAGTATTGGATGGGAAATGGCAAAGGTGTTGATCATCTTATTTGTATCACCATTGGCACAGGAGTTGGTGGAGGAATAATATTAAACGGTCAAATATGGCATGGCAGAGATGATCTGGGAGGCGAAATTGGACATATGATTATTGAAAAAGATGGCTTAGAATGTAATTGTGGTAATAAAGGATGTTTAGAGGCATTTGTTTCTGCTACTGGAATTGTAAAGAGAACTATCCAAGCTTTAAATAAAGGAAGGGTATCCTCCCTATCAAAAAAGAGGAACAAACTGACTTCAGAATTGATATTTAATGAGGCAAAAAAGGGGGATAGGTTATCCCTGGAGATAGTCCACGAAACAGCAGAATATCTCGGTATAGGATTGGCGAACCTAGTAAATATTTTAAATCCGGAAATAATAATTTTAGGCGGAGGAGTTAGTCATTCAGGGGAAATTCTCTTTAGACCAACACTAAAAGAATTAAAGAAGGGGGCTTTTTTAAGGGGTGTTGAACATTTAAAAGTCCTTCCTTCAAAATTAGGTAATAAAGCAGGGATTTTAGGCTCGATTTATCCTTTTTTCCATAAAACTTAAGATGCAGAAAAAGATAGTATTCATTTTTATTATTATCTTTACTGTTTTCTATATCAATCCTCTCTATTCCTATTATTATAAAGAGTCAAAAGGATCATCAATTGACAATATTCCATTTACTGAAAAAGAGGAATTAACATATAGTATAACCTGGATGGGAATATCTGCAGGAACAGCCAAGATGTGTATCAAAGGAAAAATCAATAAATGGAATAAGGAACTCTATCATATTGCATCTCAAGCAGATTCCTCAGAATTCGTATCCCTTATATATAAAGTTAAAGATAGGGTTCATTCCTATATTGATACCTCTGGCATCTATCCATGGTATTACTCAATCATGCAGAGGGAAGGTCGCTATAGAGCGAACAGGATTATTATCTTTGATCAAGAAAATAATAAGGCTTTTTTTACAAAAAATGATAATCCTCCACTAGAATTTTCTGTTCCGTCAATGGTACAGGATCCCCTCTCAACCCTTTATTTTCTTAGAACCAAGGACTTAACTGTTGGAAAATCTGTTTATATAGATACTTTTTCAGGCAAAAAGACACATAGAGTAGAGGTTCAAATAGTAAAAAGGGAAAAACTAAAAACAATATTTGGCAAAATAGATACTATCTTAACAAAAGCAATTTTAGAAAATATAGATTTTAAAGGGATTTTTAGACATAAAGGAAATATCTTTATATGGCTTACAAATGATAAGAAAAAGCTTCCTGTAATGATGAAAACAAGAATTTTTATTGGTTCTGTTAATGCAAGGTTGATTGACTATAAAGAATAGGATCTGTTAAGCTATTTTTAAGAGTTTCTCTATAGTTTGCTTAACTTCGGTAATTGAGAAAGGCTTTACCATATAACTATCAGCACCAGCATTGAGAATTTTTTTGGCTATTGTGGGAGAAGAGTATTCCACTATAACACAGACCGGCAAATCTGGCTTTTTAGATTTTATCTCCTCAAGCATCCCAATCCCTCCGTTGGTTATGACAAGAGAAAAATCTTCTTTTTCTAAAAGGGATAATGCTTCTTGACTATCTCTTCTACTTATGGCATTGAAACCAAAAAGATTAAGGGAATCTTCCATAACCTTGCAAACATTCTTTTCTTTGTCAACAAATAATATCTTTTTAGTTTTTTCCATTTAATATCTTAAGTAAAATCAATATATTAAGTTTAAAATATCAAATCTATTTAATTGTGCAATACTTGTGCCATAATATTACAAGAAATAAAAAACCCCTTACCATTTGTAAGGGGTTGAATATATTTAAGTTAATTTAATAAAAAGAAAAGGCCTTTTATTAGATATATAAAAGGCCTTACCTCAAGAGTTACAATTTTGTATATTTAATTTTAGAAAATAGTTTTAATCCTTAAAATTCAGATACTTATTAAGATATTGAGAGAGTTACATTTTTGTACTCTTCAGTAGAAATTATCCTTTTTCTTTTATCCCAAGCTTATCCATCTTATACTTCAATATTCTTTTGCTTATTCCTAACATCTTGGCTGCATGGCTCTGAATATAATTTACATCTTTTAAAGCGCTCAATATGATATCTCTTTCAAACTCCTCTTCAGCATTATCAAATGACATCTCTCCCTTTAAAACCGAGGCTTTCAAAAGATTTATTTTCGTCATATTCCTCAGGCTTGAGGGAAGGTCTTCAACAGAAATCGTATCACTTTTTGAAAGTGCCACAGCCCTTTCTATTACATTTTCCAATTCCCTCACATTACCAATCCAAGGGTAATTTAAAAAGATATCCAATACCTCTGGAGATGTTTTCTTCACCCTTTCATTGTGATCTTCAGCATTCTTCTTGAAAAAATGATGCACTAAGAGAATAATATCCTCTTTCCTTTCTCTTAAAGGGGGAAGAAATATAGGGACAACATTTATACGATAGTAGAGATCACCTCGAAAATTCCCCTTCTCGACCTCTTTTTCTAAATCCTTATTTGTTGCTGCAACTATCCTTACATCAACCTTTACACTCTTTGTCCCGCCTACTGGAATAAACTCCTTTTCCTGAATAACTCGCAGTATCTTGGCTTGAACAGAAAAAGCTAAATCTCCTATCTCATCTAAAAAGAGGGTGCCTGAATCTGCCATCTGAAATCTTCCTATTTTTTTACTATTCGCATCAGTAAAAGCTCCCTTCTCATGGCCAAAAAGCTCATTTTCTATCAAAGTCTCAGGTATAGCTGCACAGTTCATTGCAACAAATGGCTTATCTCTCCTGAGGCTGTGAAAATGAATAGCCTTTGCCACTAATTCTTTACCCGTACCGCTATCACCATATATCAAGATATTATTCTTTCGTGGGGCTATCCTTTTGATAGTCTCAAAGACTTCTCTCATTGCCTTGTTTTTACCAATGATATTATCAAAACTATAAGTCTTATCTACCTCCGCTCTAAGATACTGAACCTCCTTTTCAAGGTCTAGGTTTCTTAGGGCCTTCTCTACAATTAAGTTGATTTCATCAACATTAAAGGGTTTTATAATATAATCATATGCCCCCAACTTCATTGCTGTTACTGCTGTCTCGATAGCTTTCGTAGCTGTAATCACTATGATAATCAAATCCTTATCAATCTCTTTTAATTCCTTTAAGACCTCAATACCATCCATGCCTGGCATTAAAATATCTAGAAAAATAAGATGAGGATAATCCTTCCCTACACTCTTTATAGCCTCCTCACCACTTTCAACAGTAAGGACACTATATTTATCCTTCAAAATCATTCTTAAAGACTCCCTGGTACTTAATTCATCATCAACCACTAATATCTTTTTTTTCATGTTTTGATACCAAAGATAATTAAGAAACTGTTATAAATCTATAGGAATGAAAATCATAAAGGTGCTTCCTTTGTCTTTACTACTTCTTACTGTAATCCTTCCCTTATGAGCACCAACTATTTTGCTTGCTATGGTTAAACCCAACCCCAGGGACCCAGGTTTTGTAGTAAAAAAGGGTATTGTTATACTTTTTAACGAATCCTGAGATATACCACAACCCGTATCAGAAATCTGAATTTCTATATATCTCTTGTCCCTTGCAGTACAAGTATCCGTTCTTATAGAAAGGAACCCTCCCTTTTGCATTGATTGAATAGCATTTAAAATAATATTCGATAATGCACGGGTTATCTCTTTTTTGTCAAACCTAATATCTGGAATTTCCCTCAAGTACTCTTCAGAAATCTCTATTTTTTTTGTTAATAACTCTTCCTTATAATTCAACAAAATTAAATTTATTATATCATTAATATTATTTCTCTTCAAACTAAGTTGTAAAGGATAGGTTAATCTTGATATATCTTCAACAAAATTATTGAGTCTGTCTACCTCTTGAAGAACAACATTATAGTAATTTACTCTAAACTCTGAATCTGTAAATTTCTCAGGCCAAAGTTGGAGAAAGGTCTTGATTGATACCAAAGGGTTTTTTACAACATGGGCTAATCGAGTAGCCATTTCATCCATTATCTTATACTCTGATAAATCCTTTTTAACGATTTTTGCTTTCTCTATAATAGATAAATCATAAAAAACAATGATTCCACCATAGATATTACCTTTATTATCCTTTAGCAACGAAAACCCGACGCTCACTGGAATCCATTTTCCGAGTTTAGACATCCATCTTGTTTCGTATCTAAAATATGTTCTTTCTTCTTTTATCGCATTCATAATAAGATGTTCGAGGTTAGCATCAAGCACAGATATGCCTTTTTTCAAAATATCTTTCTCTTCATAACCTAAAATCTCAAGAACCTTTGAATTGAAATTAGTTATAACCCCTTTATTGTCTATTAATAAAACCCCCCATTGAGCCTTTTCTAATACAACAGATACCCTCTCTATTCTCTTTAAAATATCTCTATCGCCTATTAGATCACTTATAATTTTAGATGTTTGAGAGGTTAATTTCAAAAGAATATCCATCTCTGTATGAGAATAGCTCTCACGGGACCTCTTTTCTCCAAATATATAAAGTCCTATAATTTTATTCTTTACTATTAATGGAATGCAAAAAGATGCATCCAATAATTTCAGGAGAGTAGTCAATTCTCTAACTTTCTCTTCCTCATTATCTCTATAGACAACTGAGGGACAATCTTGTAACTTCTCAAAAACAGATAGATCTTGTTTTAGTTTAAGAGATTTCAATAACTCTATTTCATTGTCTGAAAAACCTAATGAGGACTTAAGAACTAAATGATTGTTTTCTTCCAAAAGAAAGATAGCTATTCTTTCTATATCCATAATCTCTGAAAAAACTTCTTTGATATTTTCTAAAAAGATATCCAAGTTATCTATGGAACTCATTAGGTTACTGAATTTTTGAATTAATAACCCATTGAAAGGAGGAGAATAATCCTTCTTCAATCTCTTAAAACTTTTTTTCCATCTCTTATCAAATAATCCCTCAATATTTGTAATTCTATCTTTTTTTGTCAGAACGAATCCCCTTTTTATAGCAGTCTCAAGTTCAATAATATTTCCTGGCCAATCATAATCTTGTAATTTCTTAATAAGTTCAGAGGTAAAACTCTTCTCTGTAAGGCCCGTTGCTTTTTTGATGTCTCTCATTGTCATTTCAATAAGCCTTGGTAGCTCTTCCGTTCTTTTTCTAAGGGGCTTAAGATGAATTGTGATCACACTTAATCTAAGATATAATTCCTCCAAGAATTCATTAGCCTCTACAGATTGAATCAAATCTTTTGAAGTTGATGTAATGATCCTTATATCTAATGGAACCTCTCTTTCTCCATTTATTTCACCCAGCTTGCCTCTTTCTATAAAATCCAAGAATTTCAACTGAATATCTAAAACCATGCTTTCAATGTCTTCTATAAACAGAGTACCTTTGTGGGCTAAACTGAGCTTCCCATCAATCTTCTTACCAAATTCATCAAAATATCCAAAAAGAGCCTTTTCGAGATCCTTTGATGTCAATGCCTTACAGCTGATTCTGAAAAATGGACTATTACTTCTTATCCCACTCTCATGAATTATTCTCGCTATCTCAGCTTTGCCCGTCCCAGACTCTCCCGATATGATTACGGGGAAATTGCTTTGGATTGCAGATTTAACTTTATCGACAATCTCAGAACCGAATTTCTCTAATTTGCTTAATAATTCAGAATCATCTTCTGGAAATAAGGAAGAATTATCAGCTTCATCTTGTATGTAGCTTATCTTTTCTAATACTGTCTTTGCATCAAAAGGCCGTGAAATAAAACCCTTGACCAAATCTTTAAATACAATCTTCCCTTCTATTAGAAACGCTTCATCCACTACCATAAAAATCTCTGTATCTTTAAAAGCCTTTTGTAATCTTATAATTTCTGAAGCTCTAAAGGGCCTGACTGGTTTTAGTAACAAAACATCTATCTCAACCAGTTTTAAAACCGATAATGCTTCCTCTATATTGTCACAAGTCAAAACAATATAATATTTTTCCAGGATTCTTTTTAAACTCTGCCTATCCCTAAAATCCTGATCGATTATTAATATCTTTTTAGCCCGATTTGGCATATCATCTCTTTCACTAAAAATTCTGATAAAATAAGATGTTATTCTTTAATACAATTTAACCCCTCAGAAAATTAATACAACATTACTCTACCTTTATCGGCATTTAAGAAAATAAAATTAAATTTGATTTTACAATAGGATAGAAAATTTAATATATAGAGAAACGTTTAATTAGTAGAGAAAAAATAAAGGCATAATAAAAAATCTATATCTTCTTGTTTTTAAATCTATTAAGAGAATCAAGGGGTAAATTTATATAAAA encodes:
- a CDS encoding sigma 54-interacting transcriptional regulator, giving the protein MPNRAKKILIIDQDFRDRQSLKRILEKYYIVLTCDNIEEALSVLKLVEIDVLLLKPVRPFRASEIIRLQKAFKDTEIFMVVDEAFLIEGKIVFKDLVKGFISRPFDAKTVLEKISYIQDEADNSSLFPEDDSELLSKLEKFGSEIVDKVKSAIQSNFPVIISGESGTGKAEIARIIHESGIRSNSPFFRISCKALTSKDLEKALFGYFDEFGKKIDGKLSLAHKGTLFIEDIESMVLDIQLKFLDFIERGKLGEINGEREVPLDIRIITSTSKDLIQSVEANEFLEELYLRLSVITIHLKPLRKRTEELPRLIEMTMRDIKKATGLTEKSFTSELIKKLQDYDWPGNIIELETAIKRGFVLTKKDRITNIEGLFDKRWKKSFKRLKKDYSPPFNGLLIQKFSNLMSSIDNLDIFLENIKEVFSEIMDIERIAIFLLEENNHLVLKSSLGFSDNEIELLKSLKLKQDLSVFEKLQDCPSVVYRDNEEEKVRELTTLLKLLDASFCIPLIVKNKIIGLYIFGEKRSRESYSHTEMDILLKLTSQTSKIISDLIGDRDILKRIERVSVVLEKAQWGVLLIDNKGVITNFNSKVLEILGYEEKDILKKGISVLDANLEHLIMNAIKEERTYFRYETRWMSKLGKWIPVSVGFSLLKDNKGNIYGGIIVFYDLSIIEKAKIVKKDLSEYKIMDEMATRLAHVVKNPLVSIKTFLQLWPEKFTDSEFRVNYYNVVLQEVDRLNNFVEDISRLTYPLQLSLKRNNINDIINLILLNYKEELLTKKIEISEEYLREIPDIRFDKKEITRALSNIILNAIQSMQKGGFLSIRTDTCTARDKRYIEIQISDTGCGISQDSLKSITIPFFTTKPGSLGLGLTIASKIVGAHKGRITVRSSKDKGSTFMIFIPIDL